From the Budorcas taxicolor isolate Tak-1 chromosome 1, Takin1.1, whole genome shotgun sequence genome, one window contains:
- the LOC128051151 gene encoding osteoclast-stimulating factor 1, with protein sequence MSKPPPKPVKPGQVKVFRALYTFEPRTPDELYFEEGDIIYITDMSDTNWWKGTSKGRTGLIPSNYVAEQAESIDNPLHEAAKRGNLSWLRECLDNRVGVNGLDKAGSTALYWACHGGHKDTVEMLFTQPNIELNQQNKLGDTALHAAAWKGYADIVQLLLAKGARTDLRNNEKKLALDMATNAACASLLKKKQGTDAVRSLSNAEDYLDDEDSD encoded by the coding sequence ATGTCGAAGCCGCCACCCAAACCAGTCAAACCAGGGCAAGTTAAAGTGTTCAGAGCTCTTTATACGTTTGAACCCAGAACTCCAGATGAATTGTACTTTGAAGAAGGTGATATTATCTACATTACTGACATGAGTGATACCAATTGGTGGAAAGGTACCTCCAAAGGCAGGACTGGGCTGATCCCAAGCAACTATGTGGCAGAGCAGGCAGAATCCATTGACAACCCATTGCATGAAGCTGCAAAAAGAGGCAACTTGAGCTGGTTGAGAGAGTGTTTGGACAACCGAGTGGGTGTTAACGGTTTGGACAAAGCTGGAAGCACTGCCCTCTACTGGGCTTgtcacgggggtcacaaagatacAGTGGAAATGCTGTTTACTCAACCAAACATTGAACTGAACCAACAGAACAAGCTGGGAGACACAGCTTTGCATGCCGCTGCCTGGAAGGGTTATGCAGATATTGTACAGTTGCTTCTGGCGAAAGGTGCTAGAACAGACTTAAGAAACAATGAGAAGAAGCTGGCCCTGGACATGGCTACTAATGCTGCCTGTGCATCTCTCCTGAAAAAGAAACAGGGAACAGATGCAGTCCGATCATTAAGCAATGCCGAGGACTATCTTGATGATGAAGACTCAGATTAA